The Nicotiana tabacum cultivar K326 chromosome 1, ASM71507v2, whole genome shotgun sequence genome segment TTTTCCTTCTTCTGAGCAGAAGCAGCATGGGTTTCATTATTTTCCGGCTTGTTCATGTTCATAATCTGATGAGGTGATTGAGATTTGATCTCCTGCATCGCGGATCCACTGGATCGAAATGGAACTCCTCCGTTTATATTCAGTGATTTGTGTATTGGTTTTCGAGGTCTCAGATTCCACGTTTTTTGTGCTGTTTCCTCAGCTGCTGCAGCTTCGTCGTGTGATTCGTCTGCCTCCTTTTGATTTTGATCCTCGTTGATTTGAATTTCTTCAGGTTTGTTTTTGCGCGGGATTTTGATTAAGATTTTGGATCTGCTTTCTTTGCTACTGACAGCATTAATCTCTGGTACCTTATGCTTTGATCGTTGAATCGACGGAACAGGATCACGCATCGGAGACTGATGCGCCGTAGCAGAATCGTGCATCGGAGACTGACGTGCTGATTCACGCATCGGAGACCGGAGAAACCCCGCTATAGGTTCATGCATCGGAGACCGGCGAGCAGCCGCGGCAGAATCGCGCATCGGAGAGTGACGCGCCGCCGCAGCCGAATTGTGCATCGGCGATTGACGCGTCGTCGCAGCAGATTCACTTATTGGAGACTGACGTGCCGCCGCGAGGGATTCACGCATCGGGGACTGGGACTGAAACTGTCTTAGCGGCGAATCGTGCCGTGACGGAGAGGAAGAGTCAGACGACAGCTTGTTGGAGCGGCGACGTTGGTGATTGTTCGAATGATGATTCTTCTTCCATTTCAAGTGGGAAAAATCGAAGTTATGAAGTGGATTATTCGACTTCGCCGGTACTGTAGAAGCCATAGTAATAATTCTTTTCTCAGATTTAACAAACAAATAATACCCCAAAtcaatattttcttcaatttctctcAAAGAAGTAACAACAAAGAGCCGATCGGATAATTTGAAGCAACTATATCAAGGCAATTGACTCTTAAGAAACCAAGAAATCCTCATTGTGAAATATAATGAGTAATTAAATGGATGGAAATATAGATATGTGAATTAAATTTTAATGGATAAATAAAAAAGAGGTGAATTTCGTGTGAAGAGAAAATTGGAATAAGGGGGAAGAGGAAACTTTGGATGGAGATGAAAGGAACCCTAGAGAGGCGATGGCTTGGAGGAAAGGGAGAAGTGAAAGAGGAATAGCAGTAGTGTATAGAGGAAGACAGTTGATTAGAGAGTAAAATAACAATTAACAACCCCTTTGAGTCAGCCTGAATCCTGAGATTAGATGCAGATGGGAGTTTCTCTTCTATATTCCCCATTCTACGCCCTTAACTTCTTTCTTTTTACGTAAAAGGTTCAAAATGCCCTAAGCTATTGGAATCTGATTACAAATACCTTTCATTCATTTATTGGGTTAAAAATACtcttttatcaattttttttGTTCACTTATACGCTTTGACCCTTAGGTCAAtgctaaattaaaaataattattattctttttgtaaaatttaaaaaagtaattataaaatattttcctttttttaaactaatgcacCAATAGTCCACTCATTTAGTAAAGTATTCTTcttattatttttcaatttttaaaaaacaaattcaatttttacaaaaaaaaaataatttttttcattctttttagttattttaaagcattattttttataaaaactgtaaaaaaattgtaaaaaccaaaaatatttttaataaaatatttttttcattttttcagttttttttaaagcattttgtttttcagttttttaaaagaaaaattattttcgtttttaaaaaaattccagtttttaaaaaacgaaaatattttattaaaaactgaattgttttttgtaaaaattgaaaaaaaaagaagaaaagaaaaagaaaaagaagactttactaaattagtggactactggtgcattagttttaaaaacaaaaatattttgtaaaatatttttttaagttttacaaaaagaataataattatttttaatttaacatTGACCTAATGGTCAAAGGGAATAGTGAACCAAAAAGATGAATGCATAGATATTTTTAGCCCTATAGATGGATGAAGGGTATTTTTAAACCTTTTCCAATAGTTTagggcattttgaacccttttccgttctttttatttattcaaattcataTTCGTAAAAAGAGGTAACATGTTAAATTTCTTTCATTAGTAGTGCTCCATCTGTGGAGTAATTAAGGGTATGTTTGGTAcggtggaaaatattttttggaaaatattttccaatttttttatgTTTCCTTATAAACTCATTTTCCtgcaattggaggaaaatatttaaaACTCATTCTCAACCTTCCTCACTCTCACCAATCCACCCTACATCCCACATCCACCTACCCAACCCCACTCCCTCTCACCAAAAAggctttttttttaaattgcaaTTTTTTTTCATCACCACCCACCCTGCTACCTCCcctaaaaaattacttttttacttctttttttgtaattttaaatttttatttttcgtttttctgcaccacccaacccccattgccccccccccccccaaccccacCCTACCCCgcaaaaaaaagttttttttttacttttttttgtaattttcaaatttctgtttttttttttctgcACCCCTCAACccgcacaaaaaaaaaattaccccaggagaaaaaaataatactttttaGTATATTTacagttttagttttttcatctttcggtttacACGTTCGAAATTTTataagttccaaagttatgagttcggaggtttatgtgtttgaaaGTTTACGGATTCGAAAGTATGCGATTTCAAAAGTTTAGCGATTCGGAAGTTTATGAAATTCGTGTGGTTCGTAAGGTTGTTGGTTcaaaagtttatggcttcatgtttattatatctaaattatttaggaatactcttgagaagttattttccttaatttgcgtaccaaacactgAAATATGAATAATATTACTGTTTGTTTttcaggaaaatattttcttggaaaacattttccgttataccaaccAAACACACCCAGGTCAGTAAGGGTGTTCGTGGGTAAAAATGGCTTGTGGTAGCCACTAAATAAGGTGGTGTTTATTTTTTATCCACCAATTTTAATGCAGGGCAGaaatagccactactctattaaaattaatatgaaaagacgtTTTTACCCTTCCTTCTATTTCTTTTATTCCCAAACACTTCCTTTATACGCTTCAAAGCCAAAATTTCCCTCCCTCTGTATCAATCTCGTTCCTTGAATGCGAATCATTGTTCGATTTTGTTCCTGCCCAGCGATTCTCTGCGTGTATTTTGTTGCACTTAATCTCTTCTCCTTTGTCATCTTCTCTGCATCGAGCCAACGAAATggtatttttttttgcttttatgcatttttctttttgtataacTGTAATGGCGATCAATGTTGTGTTTGGCATCAAGTATGtgtgaaatttcaaaaatattgaaTATAACTTGATTCGGTGTGGAATAAGGAGCGAATTTTTGTTAGAAAGTTATTCAGAGCTTTTTTTGTATTAAAATATGTTTGTGGCTCAATCAATATATTTGATTATGTAAGGATATTTCATAACAATAGTCGTATAACTTCATAAGCTAACTGTGTTTATGAGTTTTTAGTTAACTGTGCTTCTATAAAAGTTAAGgatcaagtgtccttaacttttgacctTAGAAGTCGAAGTTTAGGAccatgtgtccttaacttttgaacttgcaacttgaagttcaggactaagtatccttaacttttgaacttggaactctgaCTTTAGGACCAAGTgttcttaactttttaacttggaactctaagttaaggaccaagtttccttaacttatgaactttaaacttgaagttcaggaccaagtgtccttaacttttgaacttgtaagtcctTAACTTTAAGATGCATTTTACTTAGGTCCTGGATTTTAGTCCTAATTTTTTATGatgtttttccttctttgtagtgTGCTAATGGAAGGAGATCGTGTTTTTGAGTTTGATATTTGGCGTAATTCGGATAGCTATTGGAAAGGAGATTTACAGtataaggaaacaataaaaagttTCTTGTCGAAAAGGCAATGGAAAAAGTTGAGGGATGGTATTTTCGGAAACTTTTTCCGATTACAAAGTGTGAAGTTCTATTTTAAACTTATTCATTGTTGTTGCTTTCAGAAATTGTAAGCAATGACCCTAATTCAATGACATCCAAGGTTTTTGACGATGAAGTACAGTTTACACGTGATGTGTTTCATATAATTACTAGTTTAAAATGTTGTTCTTTAGTGGACTTCACAGTTTTACGTGAAAAAAAGAATAGGCTTTCGAAATTCTACTTCCCCAGAAAAGATGGAATTGAGTTAGGCGATTTGTTTAATTTTCCTACTAGTCACCCAGATGGTACATCTGCATCATTTGTGGGTAGCGATGATGATGCAGTGAAGTTGGTaacaatttattttgttgaatctgttttgATGGGGAAGCAAAAGAATCGGAATGTGTCCGAGCAGCTAATGAAAATTGTAGATGACAATGAACTCTAGTATTCTTTCAACTGGGGATCTCTTTGTTATGAAACGTTAGTAAAATCATTAAAGAGTTGTTTGAAGCCCAATAagaatgagaaagagaaagagaaagagaaagataaaGACAAGGACATTTATACTATACTTGGCTTCCCTTTCGCTTTTTGTGTTTGGATTGTGGAAGTATTCCTAATTATCCATGAAAAAAAATTTGTGAACTTCATAGAATGTGGGTATCTTCGGATGTTATGTTATTCAGATATGAAATCTCCACAATATGATTCTCTGTGTAAAAAATACTTCCATAAAAATGTAAGTTAATCTGATTACTAGCTATTTCTTTTGTTTATGTGTTTTAGTTCGAGGTGACACCATTTATTCCTAGGTAGGTGTAGTACAGTAGCCTCAGGGTATTGTTCTATCCAACCTTCATTGGCAAAATACCTATCTATTCTTTCTAGAATTAGGGAGGTTTTGTTGGTATACCTTTTATTAGTCCAAGTGTATTTGCTCCCTTTATACCCTAGGTCTATTAGGTTACACTTGTTTATGCAATTCCAGAATAGGTTGATGCGGCTTAGGTTTATAGGGTTACCCCCAAACTTGTCCCTGGACTTTAAGACTTCATTGAAGTCTCCTTCTATGAACCAGTTTGTTTGTATGTTGTTAGCAATTGTGATTAACTACTCTCATAGGAGCTTTCTCTCTGTTAAGAGGTTACTAGCATAAATAGCTGAAAAGAGCCATTGAGGGTGGTCTATGATTACCTTCACCATTGCGTGGATACCTTGGGGGTATTTGCCACTTCTTCCACAGCCACGATCTCTTCTTTCCACATAAACACAATACCCCCAGATGGGCCTACGACTGGAGACTGGATGATCTTGTCAAACTCAAGTAGCTGGGCTAAAGACTGGTGGCCTGCCATCTTGGTTTCGAGCAATACTAGCATTGCAGGCTTGCGCATTCTCACCATTTCTAAACAGCGCCGTTTGAACTCGGCATTTTTTCCACTCCTAACATTCCATATGATGTAGTTCATCATTGGAGTTGTGGGTGATTGGTGAGTTCCCTCACAAGGGCTCATTGGTCCTGGTAGACCTGGCAGTTGGGGAGGTGGTGACTTCCTCTTTAAACTCAGGATTGGGGTTAGGTTTAGCAGTGGTTTCAATGGTCCGTGTGTTTGGGCTGAGACTAAGCTCAATCCACACTTGCTCATTGATTTGGGGCACAGGACCACTACTATCTCTCTTGCTTCCGTGCTGAATTCTATCGACCTTACTAAGTCGAGGAGTAGCGAGTCCGTCCTTGGTGTTGGGTAAGACTGCTTCGGCTCTTCTGAGGCATTCTTCTTCTTGAGTATCTCCAGTGCTTTGGAGATTCCTTTCTGTATGTTCTGGAGGGGTGGTGAGTTGCTCTTTCTTTTTGGAGCAGAAGATGACGGGTTGGTTGGTTGGTTGATCGGAACGAAGACCGGCTCCGCCGCTGGGTCCTCTTTTATCAGATCTGGAAAGAAGGGGAGTGATTGGAAGCTCTGTAGGATATGGTTGTTGAGTGCTTGGGGGTCTGTTATTGGTGAGGGGCTATCACTGTTGGCCATCGACTGCCATAGGAGAGGTCCAAACGCCGACAAAGCCTTGTTCAGTGCTTCCACCGTCACCCTGGCTAGGTGGGCTGGATTTTGCACTATTAGTGTCACTCTCCGATTGTCCAAGGTGAAATCGTAGGAAAGGCCTTGCCCATGCAAGGAAACCTCCAACCAGGAGGTCGGTTAGTGGTCCGATGGTAGTGGTAGGGTGGAGATGGTGGTCGACAACATttcttttgccatttttgtgtcTTTTCGGTTTGCTACCTTGGATAACGAAGGGAGTGAGGTTTAAGGGCTGTCTTCCCATCATTAATCCTTTTTGTGTCACATTTTCCCTAGGACCCACTCAGACCACCGCCCTTTGCAAATTCAACTGGTAGGGCCTCCAAACAATAAACCATCAAGGCCCTTCAGATTTGAAACAATGTAGGCTAGCCACCCTTCTTTCCCCAGCATCATCAATAGGGCTTTCTCTGACCAATCCACTCTACTCTAGTCCATTGAAAGTTTCAAGACTCTGGTAACCAAATGGAACCAGTAAGTCTTTGGAAACATTTTCCATCAAAAAAAGAGACTCATGGCCAGAATCTCTGGTATTCAAAAGTCTCCTAGCTATCAATTCAGTAGCTACTAGCTAAATCTTGAAACAGATCTAGATGTTAAGCTGAACCGCATCCTCAAGAGTGAGGAAGACTTTTGGAAACTAAAGTCTAGGATCAACTGGCTAAATGAGGGTGATGCTAGCACTAGATTTTTCCACACTTCAACACGTAATAGAAGAAGGAGAAACATAATCATATCCCTCAAAGAAGAGAATGGTAATTGGCTTCATGACCAAAAGGATATTCAGTCTGCCATTGTAGGTTTCTTTACAGAGCTATACACAACTTCTCACACTGAAGCCCTTTGGGCAACCACTAATCACCACACCATGGAACCCATCATGTCCCAAAGCCAAAGGGCTTTTATAGACAGACCCCTTCAAGTGAGTGAGATAAAAAGGGTTGTCTTCTCCAATAAATCCTTCAAATCCCCAGGCCAAGATGGCCTCCACCTTTTCTTCTATAAAAAATACTGGGATATTTTAGGGGACTCTGTCACAGAATTTTTCCAAAAATGATTCTCCACAAGCTCCATGGATAGCACTATGAACCAAACCTTTTTGTGCCTAATACCTAAATGCCACAAGCTTCAATGCTGAAAACCTTCAGACCTATTGGCCTCTACAACACCATCTACAAATCAGTCACAAAAATTATTGTGAACAGGATAAAACCTATCCTACCACACATCATTGGACCAAGCCAAGAAAGCTTCTTGACTAACAGAAGAGCCTGTGATAATGCCATCATTGTCCAGGAATACATCAACCACTTCAGGAAGATGAAGGGCAGGAGTGGCAACATGATTCTAAAAATAGACCTAGAGAAGGCCTTTGATAGGCAGGAATGGTCTTTTATTAGAGACACTCTGGATGCCTTCCACTTCTCCAAGGGTTTATCCAAGCTCATCATGTCATGCATAAGTACTTCCTCCATCTTCATTCTTGTCAATGGGGGAAAACTGAATCTTTCAACCCCTCAAGAAGCATTAGAAAAGGAGACTCTATGTCCCCCCTATCTATTCATTATGTGCATGGAAAGCCTTTCTAGATCCATTGACAAGGCAGTTGTGCAAAATCAATGGCACCCCATAAGCATAAGTAGGTCTGGACCAAAAATCTCACACATATTCTTTACAGATGACCTCACTCTCTTTGCCAAAGGAAATATCATGAACTACAATACCATTCTCTCTATATTGCACAACTTCAATAACCAGTCAGGACAAAAAATAAATCTAACCAAATCTAGAGTCCTATTTTCCTCAAACATTACCCAAGATACCTCCCAACAACTCACCAACCTTCTGTCCATCAAACACACAACCTCCTTTGGAAAATGCCTTGGGTTTCCCATTTTCCACAAAAAAACAAGCAGCTTCAGACTTCCAATTCATCATTGACAACATGCAAACCAA includes the following:
- the LOC107779293 gene encoding uncharacterized protein LOC107779293, yielding MASTVPAKSNNPLHNFDFSHLKWKKNHHSNNHQRRRSNKLSSDSSSPSRHDSPLRQFQSQSPMRESLAAARQSPISESAATTRQSPMHNSAAAARHSPMRDSAAAARRSPMHEPIAGFLRSPMRESARQSPMHDSATAHQSPMRDPVPSIQRSKHKVPEINAVSSKESRSKILIKIPRKNKPEEIQINEDQNQKEADESHDEAAAAEETAQKTWNLRPRKPIHKSLNINGGVPFRSSGSAMQEIKSQSPHQIMNMNKPENNETHAASAQKKEKRQRFSMALSREEIDEDIYAMTGLKAARRPKKRIKAVQKQLDTLFPGLWLASITPDSYKVCENLPKG